The Kiritimatiellia bacterium genomic sequence CGGCAGTTTAATGGCGAGAGGAAGCAACGGGGTGAACTCGCAGATCTACACCGGCACGGTCTGGCACGCCCGGCACCAGCCGGTGAAGCACGAATTCACGTTCCCGGGCTACTGGTATGCGCTGGACCTGGACGACCTGCCGGAGCTCGACCGGCAGATCCCGTTCTTCGGCTACAACCGGCGGCGGCTGGTCTCCCTCCGCGACACGGACTATCTCGACGCGGGCCCCGGCACGATTCGCGAGAAGCTGATGCGCCGGCTCGAGGCCAAGGGGTGCGCCGACGGGATCGAGCGGGTCATCCTCGTCACGTCCGCCCGGCTGCTGGGCTACGTGTTCAATCCCGTGAGTTTTTACTACGCCCTTCGTGCCGACGGGAGTCTCCGCTGCGCCGTGGCGGAGGTGAACAACACGTTTGGCGACCGGCATTTGTACATCCTGGCGCATCCGGACGCGGCTCGCGAGACGCTCGCCCTCCAGCAGGACGAAATCTGGCCGGTGGGCTACACGCATCCCAAGGAATTCCACGTCTCGCCGTTCAACGACATCAGCGGCCGGTATCGCTTCTCCTTCGCGGACATCCGGACGGCGCTGAATATTCAGGTGGACCTGGAGAACGAGGCCGGGCAGCCCGTGCTCCAGGCGCGGATGCAGGGCGAGGGGATGCCGCTGGACCGCGCCAGCCTGAAACGGGTTCTTTTAAAGTATCCGCTCAACGTATTTCTCGTCATGCCCCGGATCGTGTGGGAGGCGGCGAAACTGTATTACCGGAAGAATCTCAAGGTGCATCACCGGCCCGAGCCGTCGCACCCGATGACCATCCTGCGCGCGGCGCCGACGCGGATGGAACGCTGGTACGAGCGGTTGGCCATCCGTTTCTTCTCGCAGGTGCGCAAGGGCCGCCTGGAGCTGGCGCTGCCGGACGGCAGGACCGTGACCGCGGGCGACCCGTCGGCGCCTCCCGCGGTGCTGCACATTCATTCCCGCGAGTTCTTCCGGCGGCTGATCCTGGACGGCGACATCGGGTTCGGCGAGTCGTTCATGGAGGGGGAGTGGACCACGCCCGACCTGCCGGGCCTGCTGCGCGTGCTCGCGGACAACCTCGCGTCCGTGGACGACCGGAAGATCGCGCTTTCCTGGATTGGACGCAGCGTCAACCGGGTCCGCCACGCCCTGCGGCGCAACACGGAGCGGTTAAGCCGGCGGAACATCCGCGACCACTACGACTTGAGCAACGACTTCTTCCGGCTGTGGCTGGACGAGACCATGATGTACTCGTGCGCGGTCTTCGAGTCACCGGATCAATCGCTGTACGACGCGCAGATGAACCGGCTACGTATTCTCATCCGCAAGGCCCGCATCCGCCCCGAGCACCATGTCCTGGAGATCGGCTCCGGTTGGGGCGCGTTCGCCATCGAGGCGGCGCGCGCGACGGGGTGCCGCGTGACCACGATCACGCTGTCGACGCAGCAACTGGAACTCGCCCGGCAGCGGGTCCGCGAGGCGGGGCTGGAGGACCGGGTCACGGTGGAATTGTGCGATTACCGGCACGTGAAGGGGCAATTCGACCGCATCGTCTCCATCGAGATGCTCGAGGCCGTGGGCCACGAGTATTTCGGCGCGTTCTTCGGCGCGTGCGACCGGCTCCTGAAACCGGACGGCCTGGTCGTACTGCAGGTGATCACGATCCCCGACCAGCGCTACGACATGTACCGCCGCGCGACGGACTGGACCCAGAAGCACATCTTCCCGGGCGGCGTCCTCCCGTCGCTGACCGCGCTGTCCCGCGCGATGACCCGGCATTCGCGGCTCGTCGTCGAGCACCTGGAGAACATCGGCCCGCAGTACGCGCGCACGCTGCGCGAGTGGCGTGTGCGATTTCTCGCCGCCCGGGAGCAGGTCCGGGCGCTGGGCTTCGACGAGGTCTTCCTCCGCAAGTGGGAATACTACCTGGCCTACTGCGAGGCCGGCTTCGCCGCGCGGGTGATCAACGACCTGCACCTCGTCCTGACCCGGCCGAACAACGCGGAGTTGGACGAACCGCGAGCCGTGGGCGGCGATCAGGCTTGACTGCCGGGCCGTTCCCTTTAGCGTGGCCGGGTATGGGCATGGCGCTTCTACTGCTCTGCGGCGGGGCGATCGTCTACACGTTGGCGGTGTTCCCGCTGGCGATCTGGGCCCTGGCCCGCTGGCGGGGCCGGCCGCCGAAGGCTTCCGCGGCGGGGGAGCCGCCGTTCGTCAGTGTCATCGTTCCCGTGTACAATGAGGCCGGGATCCTGCGGGAGAAGATCGCGAATTGCCTTGCCCTCGACTATCCCGCCGACCGCGTCGAGTTCCTCTTCGCGCTCGACGGGTGCACGGACGGCAGCGAATCCGTCTTCGCCGGGGTCCGGGACCCGCGCGTCCGGTGGCGCGTCTTCCCCGCCAACCGCGGCAAGGCGGCCGTGCTCAACGACGTCATCCCGGAGGCCCGCGGCGGGATCGTGGCCCTCACGGACGCCAGCGGGATGATCAATCCCGCCGGTTTGCGCGAGGTGGCCGCGCTGTTCGCCGACCCCGAGGTCGGCGGCGTCAGCGGCATCTACCAGGTCCGCCGCGAGGCCGGCACCGAGTTGGACTCGGCCGAGCATTCCTACCTGGGCCTCGAGATGAAACTGCGCTACTGGGAGGGCCTATACCGGACAAGCTTGAGCGGCACCGGCTCGCTGTTCGCGTTCCGCCAGGCCGATTTCCAGCCGTTCCCGGCGGGGCTGATCAACGACGATTTCGTGCTGCCGGCGAGCCTGGCCCTGCGCGGCCGCCGCATCGTGTACGCGCCGGGCGCGCGGGTCTCCGACCGGCTGTCCACCTCCCTGGGCCGCCTGTTCCGGCGGCGCGTGCGGATCGCCTACGGGAACTGGCAGCAACTCGGTCCGCTGCGAGGACTGCTCAACCCCGCGCGCGGCTACCTCTTCTGGGTGTTCCTTTCCCACAAGCTGATGCGGACGTGGCTGCCGTTCATTGTCGTCCTTTTCCTGGCGTCGAGCGTGGCCTTCGGCGCGGCGGTATTCGCCGGCGTCATGGGCGCCTTCCTGCTGCTCCTGCTGGCGGGCGCCCTGGGGCTCTGGCTGGACCGCCATTTCTCGCGCTGGAATCCCCTGGGGCTGCTGGCGCTGATCTTCATCAATTTTGCGGCCGTGTTCGTCGGGACGGCGAAATTCGTCGCCGGGCGGCGGGCGGCCTGGTAGGAGCGGCGATGCGCATCCGGGTCAACGAGAAGCAGGTCCGGCGGTTCGCGGAGTACTTCGCGGGAATCGGTCAGGTGTCCCCGTTTGATTTCTGCTCGGCGGCGGAGGGGACGCTCTTCCCGGCGCGCGGCGGGGCGGGCGTGATCGAGTACTTCTTCTTCGTCACCGCGCACCAGTTCGGGTTCTGGCATCTCGACGGCGGCCGGTACGGCGGGCCCATGATCGCGCCGGTGGACGGCGTTCCGCGCAAGGGCTCGGATTTCATCGTGGCCTGCGCCACCCGCGCCTGGAATCGCGATCCCCTGTTTTTCACCCGCGCGGGCCTGGGCCGCGTCGGGGAGGAGGGCTGGGCCGGCATCTTCCGGGACGACGCCGGCGGCAACCCGCTGCCCATGGGGCCGGAACACCGCGACATCATTGAGCGTTACGCCGGGTGGCTGCGGTCGGCCTCGCGCCCGCCCGTGGAACTCGTGGCGGCGGCCAACGCCGCCCCCGAATCGCTGAAGGCCTTTCTTGACGAAGCCGGGAAAATCCCCGGCTACGCCGAGGACCCGATGCGGAAAAAGCTGCAATTACTGGCGATCATCCTCGAGAACCGGCCGGAGCATTTTCTCCGCGTGAACGACCCGCAGCATCATCGCCCGATCATTGACTATCACCTCATGCGCAGCGCGTTGCGCACGGGGCTGGTGAACGTGGACGATCCCGGCGTTCTCGCGGACCTGGAGGCGCGCCGGCTGGTCTCCGCGGAGGTCGAAAAAGAAATCCGAACGGCCGTCTACGATGCCGTGGCGCGGCTGGTGGAGCAGTCGGGCGTGTCCGTGGCGGCCATTGATTACTTCTTCTTCATGAACCGGACGCGGTGCCCCGAGATGCGCGAGCCCGATTGCCCGGTCTGCCCGGTGCGGCATCTCTGTGCCCGCCGGACGAAGCTGTTCCAGCCGGTGTTTCGGACCACCGCCTATTGAATGGAGGGCGACGGGCCTCCGTCGCCGTTCCTGCGGCGGCCGGGGCCGGCCGCCCTCCAAAAAGGCATTTCGGAGATACTGGAGGGCGGTCGGCCTCGACCGCCGGGATTACGAGACAGGTTCTAGAGCGGTTTAAATGAAACTGTAGCCGCCGGCGTAAGCCGGTGGCACGGGAAATCCGAGGATAACGCGGCCACGCCGTTACCGGCGCGGCTACATACAAACTTAACGCGCTCTAATCGTTCCAGTCGGCTCTCCGCACGCAGCGAAAGCCCACCGAGCCGCCCTGCAGGGAAGGGGCAATGTGGCCGCGCGCCGCGCAGCGCAACGCCAGGGGATCGGACAGGCTGTACCCGCCTCGCAGCACCCGTTCCGAGCCGGACGCCGGGCCGGCCGGGTTCTCGCCCGGGGAAGCGGAATAGTAGGCGACGTCGTACCAGTCGCCGCACCATTCGTCCACGTTACCGGCCACGTCGCACAGCCCGAACCCGTTGGCCATGTCCTGCGCGGGGAGCCGGAAGAAGCCCTCCACGATCACCTGGCTTCCATTGTACCAGCCCGCGGGGGTGGTCCCCGCCTCGTACGCGTCGTCGCTGTCGAGGTAATTGGCATAGGTCCGCCGGATGCAATTCGTCGGCTGCGGGTCGCGCCCGGGCCAGGGATAGTGATGCTGCGCCAGGCCGCCGCGGGCCGCCTTTTCCCATTCCGCCTCCGTGGGCAGCCGGTAGCCGGACCGGCCGAAGTCCGTCCACACGGCGTCCACGCTGCCCGTCCGGTAGGGCTGGGTGAAACCGGCGTCGAGGAAGTAGACGGGGGCGAGGAACTCGGCTTCCGAGCGCGCGTTGCACCACTTGACGGCGTCGTACCAGGTCACGCCCGTCACGGGGTGATTGGACTCCGAGCGTTCGGTCCACAGGGTGAAGTCGTAGCCGGCGCCGCCGCCGGACAAGTCGGTGTATCCGCGCGCCACGGCCCAGTTCCGCACGCGGTCCCAATTCGCCTTCGTGACCTCGAACTTGTCCGCGTAGAACGGGTCGATCGAGACCGGGTGGACCGGGGTTTCGTCGCTGCCCGGCGCGTAGTCGCTGCCCATCAGGAAGGACCCGTCCTCCACGAAGGCCAGGCCGGGCGACGGGGGATTGGACACGAGGGCCACGGCGAACAGGCAGGGCGCTTCCACGCGGTTCGTGGTGGACGGCCCGAACTCCTCCAGCGAGCGCATCGGCTGCCCGCTTCTCGGCCACCGGTTGGAGGGGGCCGCCCAGAGCACGTGGTAGGACGCGTTGGTCAGCGCGTTGGTCCAGGTGATCGAGCCGGCGGAAACCTGCGAGGGATGGACGACTCCGGCCGGGGCCGGGAGGGCCAGGGCGGGCAGCGCGAGCAGGGAGAGGAAGAGCTTGTTCATGGCGTTTCTCCTCACGGATGGCGGACGCAGCGGAGGCCGATGAAGTCGTTGTGCGTATCCGGCGCGACGGCGAATCGTTGCGCGCAGCGCAGGTTGTAGGGCTTGTCGTACCAGGAGCCGCCCCGCGCGGTGCGTTCCAGGCCGGCGGCGGGCCCCCGGGGCTCGTCCCGGATCAGCGACGCGTAGTAATCCGCGGCGTACCAGTCCCAGCACCACTCGCGCACGTTGCCGGCCATGTCGTAGAGCCCGAGGGGATTCGACATGTCCGTCAGCTGCGGCAGGTCGAAGCCGGCCGCCGCGCCGCCCTGCTGGCTGCCGTTGAAGAAGCCGACCGGCGTCGCGGCCTGGTCGTACAGGTCCAGCGAGGTGTCGAAGTTGGCCCACGCGCCGAGGATATGGTTCGACCAGGCGCCGCCGAAACTGCGCCACGGGTAGTGGTGCCCCTTCAGCCCGCCGCGCGCGGCCTTCTCCCATTCCGCCTCCGTGGGCAGGCGGTACCCGTTCGCCAGCCAGTTGACGTGCCACTCGACGACATCCATCTGGCCGGTCCGGTACACCGTGGAGGGCGTCATGGACCGGCTCGTGTAGTAGCAGGGTTTCAGGCCTTCCAGTTCCGACCGCGCGTTGCACCATTTCACCGCGTCGTACCAGGTGATGTCCGTGACGGGCCAGTTGTACCCGCTCCCGAACGAGGAGCCGGCCGGGATGTCGACGTACCCGATGAACCCGCCCTGCTGCCAGACATCCTGCCAGCGAGCCAGCGAGACCTCGTAGCGGTCCATGTAAAAGGGGCCGGTCTGAACCTCGTGGGCGGGCCCTTCGTCGGGAAAGCCCTCCGCCCAGCCGTCGCCCATGACGAAGGCGCCTTCGTCGACCCACTCCATCCCGGCCGGCCGGGGATCCCGCGCCAGCCGGTAGAACCGCGGCACTTCCATGGAAATCACGCCCGCCGTCGGCGCGTCCACGAGATCCAGGCCCTGCCACGAGGCGTGCCAGGGGTGCCGGAGTTCATTCGCCCATTCGAGCCGGGCGAATCCGTTGGTCTCCAGCGGCTGCCAGTCGGCGCGCCCCCCGCGGTAGCTCCGGAGCACGGACCCGGTGGCGGCGGCGATGCTGGCCAGCGATACGTGCGCGACGTCCATCAGGCTGATATCGCTCCACGCCTGCACGTCTATCGTGCAGGCATCGGAGCTTCCGGCCGGCGGGGTGATGGAGACGGTGATGTTCGTGGACTCCGAGGCGCCGATCCAGACGACGGCCGGGTCCACGACGGCGGCATAGCCGGGGCATATGTTGTCCACGACGAAACTGACACTGGTCCCGCCGCCGGTCTGGTTGTAGACGCGGAGCGGGAAGATGGCCGTTTCACCGGGCGGTCCGCCCCGGAAGCTGATCTCGGGCCAGATGAAGATGCCGCCGGCGAGGCTGGAAGCGGCGGGCAGATACAGCAGCGCCTGCACCATGAGGCGGCAGAAGCGTTTCATTTTCCGTCCTCCTTGACGTGGTTGAAAGGAATGAAGGTACGTGAACGTGGGCCGACGCGGATGTCTTGAATCTTGCAGACCGTTATCCGCTCATGCCTCACGGCGGTGGCCATGGCACAACGTCGCATGGGAAAACCTCCGGGCCCGCCATCCGTATGTCCAATAAATAGCTTGGCCGTTTAAGGCCTTCTTGTACAGGATTAAGTAGGAAGCCGTCTTTTGCCTGTGCCAGTCAGGGCAGCCGTTCCGTCCCCGCCCGGCGGAGGCGCAGGATGTAGTAGCGTTGCCCCTGCGGATCCTCGCCGCGGAAATCCAGTTCCACGAGCAGCCCCGTGATGGCGCCGCGCCAGCCGGGCGCGGCCGGGGCGGACTCGGCATCCGTGTAGCAGACAAAAGTGTGCCGGCCGGCGACGTGCCGGAACTGCTGGCGCGGACGGCCGACCTCGTCGGTCTCTGATTTCTCGAAGACGGCCTCCAGGTTGGCGGGCCGGTCAATGAGGGGGCGCACCACTTCGCGGAATACGGCCTCCGGGCTCCGGGCCAGGTCGAGGTGCTGGAGGATTTCCTCCCAGGTCACGGTCTGCGATGGCGCCTGGGCCTGCGCGGCAGGGGCAAGCCACGCCGACGCGGCCGCGGCCAACACGATGAACGCTCGTTTCACAGTTCGATTTCCTTCATGGCGCGGGCTCGCGGGAACTCGCCCCTCCAGGGTGCCTTTGGAGGGCGGAGCTCCGCGACGCCGCCGGGAGGCCCTGCCGGTGCTTATCACTGGACGTTGGCTTCCAGGATCGGGTCGGTGAACATGACATGCCCGTAGGTCGGCCCCCAGCCGCCGCCGGCCTGGAGATCCTGGCTGACGTCCACGGTGTAAAGCAGCGTGTCCGCGTTGCGCTTGCCGGCGACCTGGGCCGCCAGGCTGCGCGTGGTGCGGTGGCGCAGGGCCGTCTGCGTCGTGTCGGTCCACTCGAGCACGCTCTCCTGCTTCCAGTCCGGGCTGATGATCGCCGTTTTCAGCACGCGCGCGCCGGGCTGGGCGCGCAGGACGAACTGCTCGGCGGATTTCTTCAGGGCCGCCGCGTCGCCGCCGGCGTAGGCGTCCGGCGCCATGCGCGTCTCGGCGACGCGGGCCGCGCGCAGCCGGGCGTCGGCCCGCTTGAGGCCCTCGATCCGCCGGTTCAGCGCGTTGATCCGCTGGTCGCCGGTCTTCATCAGGCCGGCGGCGCGGTCCACGATCGACTGCGCGTTGCCGATCAGGTCGCGCTCGGGGAACAGGAATGCTTCCTTCGCGGCCATCCGGGTGTCCTGCTCGCGGATGAACTGCTCCAGGTGGCCGATCGCCGCGTCGGCGTCCCGCAGGTCCTGGTCGGCGTACTGGCGGCAGGAGGATTGGAACTGGACCAGGGCGTTATCCAGCATGGCGGCCGCCTGCTTCAGTTCGTCGGTGGCGAGCGCGCCGAGGTTGGCCTTCTTGTATTCCTCCAGCGCCGCCGCGGCCTCACCGTAGATCCCCAGCCGCTTGCGCATGTCCGCCTGGTCCTGCGTGGCGCTGGGCACGAGGTACTTGTCGGGATCATAGCCCGCCTGGCCGAGGCCGATGACGTACGGCCGCAACCGGGCCAGCCAGGGCACGGAGGCGGCGCCGGCCTCGGCGGCCTGCTGTTCCTCGGCCGCCTGCGCCTGCTGCATCGCGTCCGCCCGCCCGCCGGCCGCGGCCTCCAGCTTCGCGATCCGGTCCTGCATGGCGACGATGTCGGGATGCGCGGGGGAGTACTGGCCGGCGTACCGCTGCTCGATCTCGGCCATCTTTCCGCGCGCCTCCTCCGCGGCGGCCTTCGCGGTCTCGACCTTCCATTCCTCCGACGCCACCGAGTTGGACTCCAGCGCGCGCTCGGCCCGGGCGAGGATGCGGTCCGCTTCCTTCAGCCGGAACGCGACGTTGCTCGGCAACTTGTCCTGCGCCGCCGCGATCATGACCCCGAGGCCCAGGAAACATATCGTTGCGATTCTTCGGATGTGCATGGCCGGTTCCTTGTTTTCTCCACTCTATCCGAAGGGGACCGGCGGGCAAGTTCTATCGGCTCCGCTTAACCGTTTTGGAGGCGGCGGGTACTGTGAAAAGCCGGGGCGCGGTATGCGAAAAGCCATGTTTCTTGCGGCGGTCGGAGTCTGGGCCTGCACCGGGAGCCCGGTCCGGGCGGCCACGCGCTACGTCGCGGCGTCCGGCAGCCACGAGTCCCCGTACACCAACTGGGCCACGGCCGCGCACGACATCCAGTCGGCTGTGGACGCCGCCTCCGCCGGCGAGTCGATTCTTGTCACGAATGGGACGTACGACACGGGTGGCCGCGCCGTGGACAGCGGCATGACCAACCGTGTGGTGATCAACAAGGCCGTGACGGTCGTCGGGGTCAACGGTCCGGACTTCACGTTCATCGTCGGCCGGCCGTGCCCGACCAACGACGCGAACGGGAGCGGGGCGGTCCGCGGAGTCTACTTGAGCGGCGGCGCCGCGCTGGCGGGATTCACGGTGACCAACGGACATACGCTGGCCCTGGAGGACAGCGGCAGCGCGAAGACCAGCGGGGGCGGGGTGTACGTTTCCGGGGACGGGCTGGTCTCCAACTGCGTGCTGACGGGCAACGCGGCCTACTACTACGGGGGCGGCGCGGCCGAGGCGCTGGTCCATCGTTCCGTTCTCGACGGCAATCGCGCCCGCATGGGCGGCGGCGGGGCCGACGAGAGCGACCTCTATAATTGCATCCTCCGCGGCAACACGGCCTACGGCGGCGGCGGAGCGAACTACAGCAGGCTCTACAACTGCACCCTGATCGGGAACACGGCCTCCAACCGCGGGGGCGGGGTGGCCTACAGCTATTGTTGCAGCAGCATCCTGGCGGACAACAGCGCGCCGGCGGGCACGCACACGTATTTCTGGTCCTACACCAACTGCTGCCTCTATCCGGCCGCCACGGCCAGCCGGGACAGTATCACCAATGAGCCCGGGTTCGTGGACTACGCGGGCGGCGACTACCGCCTGTCGCCCACGTCCGCCTGCATCAACGCCGGGGCGGTCATGCCCTGGATGAGCGGCGCCCGGGATTTCGACCTGAACACGCGCGTCGTGGGCGTCAGCGTGGACATCGGCGCCTTCGAGTACCAGGTCCTCATCGATCCGCTCGCGGTGGAAATCGCCGCCGAGGATTTCCAGGCGGTGGCCGGGCACGCCGTTCCGCTGGCCGGCCGGATCGTCGGCAACGCGCAGGGCTTCGTCTGGCGGTTCGGCGACGGCCGCGGCGCGACGAACCGGCTCTTTGTCACCAACACCTACGCCGCGGCGGGGCTCTACGAGGTCACGCTGACGGCCTCGAACCTCGCCGGCACCGTCGCGGCCACGGCGACCGTGGAGATCGTCAGCGCGGACTACGCATACTACGTGGCGACGAACGGCGACGATGCGGCCGCCGGCACGAACTGGGCCACAGCCAAGGCGACGATCCAGGCCGCGGCCGACGCGGCCGGCATTGGCTGTACGATCTGGGTCACCAACGGCGTCTACGACCGGGGCGGGCGCGTCGTCTACGGCAGCCTGACCAACCGCGTGGCGCTCGACAAGCCGCTCTTCCTCCGGAGCGTCAACGGGCCGGCCGTCACGATCATCGCGGGCGCCTCGAACTCGGCGGAGAGCCCGGACGGCGACGCCGCCGTGCGCGGCGTGTACATGGCCAGCAACACGGTCCTCGACGGCTTCACGGTGACCAACGGCCACACGCGGACGGACGGGGACACGACGCGGGAGCAGTTTGCCGGCGGAGTTTATGCCGGTACCACGAACGTGGTCATCACCAACTGCGTGATCTCGGGCTGCACGGCCCACTTGAGCGCGGGCGGCTGCTACCGGGGCATGCTGTTCAACTGCCGGTTGGTGGGCAACGCGGCCACGAACATGGGCGGAGGCGCGTATTCCGCCGTCCTGTTCGGATGCCTCGTCGCGGACAACGCCGCGCTGAACGGGGGCGGCCTCGCCTATGCCCCGGTCCGGAACTGCGTCGCGCGCGGCAACCGCGCCGCGCAATATGGCGGGGGGTTCTACGTGGCCTCCGGCGTGGCGGAGAACTGCACGGTGGCCGGCAACAGCGCGGGGACCAGCGGCGGCGGGGCGTACCGCGGCTCGTTCCTGAATTCCATCGTCTACTACAACAACGCGCCCACCGGCCCCGATTTCTTCGAGGGCGACTTCACGAACTGCTGCGCCGCCTCCATGCCCGCGGGCGCCAACAACATCACCAATCCGCCCGGGATCGTCAGCACGCTCGACCCGCGCCTGATGCCGGGCGCCGCCGTCATCGGGC encodes the following:
- a CDS encoding DUF1365 family protein, which translates into the protein MNSQIYTGTVWHARHQPVKHEFTFPGYWYALDLDDLPELDRQIPFFGYNRRRLVSLRDTDYLDAGPGTIREKLMRRLEAKGCADGIERVILVTSARLLGYVFNPVSFYYALRADGSLRCAVAEVNNTFGDRHLYILAHPDAARETLALQQDEIWPVGYTHPKEFHVSPFNDISGRYRFSFADIRTALNIQVDLENEAGQPVLQARMQGEGMPLDRASLKRVLLKYPLNVFLVMPRIVWEAAKLYYRKNLKVHHRPEPSHPMTILRAAPTRMERWYERLAIRFFSQVRKGRLELALPDGRTVTAGDPSAPPAVLHIHSREFFRRLILDGDIGFGESFMEGEWTTPDLPGLLRVLADNLASVDDRKIALSWIGRSVNRVRHALRRNTERLSRRNIRDHYDLSNDFFRLWLDETMMYSCAVFESPDQSLYDAQMNRLRILIRKARIRPEHHVLEIGSGWGAFAIEAARATGCRVTTITLSTQQLELARQRVREAGLEDRVTVELCDYRHVKGQFDRIVSIEMLEAVGHEYFGAFFGACDRLLKPDGLVVLQVITIPDQRYDMYRRATDWTQKHIFPGGVLPSLTALSRAMTRHSRLVVEHLENIGPQYARTLREWRVRFLAAREQVRALGFDEVFLRKWEYYLAYCEAGFAARVINDLHLVLTRPNNAELDEPRAVGGDQA
- a CDS encoding glycosyltransferase family 2 protein — protein: MALLLLCGGAIVYTLAVFPLAIWALARWRGRPPKASAAGEPPFVSVIVPVYNEAGILREKIANCLALDYPADRVEFLFALDGCTDGSESVFAGVRDPRVRWRVFPANRGKAAVLNDVIPEARGGIVALTDASGMINPAGLREVAALFADPEVGGVSGIYQVRREAGTELDSAEHSYLGLEMKLRYWEGLYRTSLSGTGSLFAFRQADFQPFPAGLINDDFVLPASLALRGRRIVYAPGARVSDRLSTSLGRLFRRRVRIAYGNWQQLGPLRGLLNPARGYLFWVFLSHKLMRTWLPFIVVLFLASSVAFGAAVFAGVMGAFLLLLLAGALGLWLDRHFSRWNPLGLLALIFINFAAVFVGTAKFVAGRRAAW
- a CDS encoding SUMF1/EgtB/PvdO family nonheme iron enzyme produces the protein MNKLFLSLLALPALALPAPAGVVHPSQVSAGSITWTNALTNASYHVLWAAPSNRWPRSGQPMRSLEEFGPSTTNRVEAPCLFAVALVSNPPSPGLAFVEDGSFLMGSDYAPGSDETPVHPVSIDPFYADKFEVTKANWDRVRNWAVARGYTDLSGGGAGYDFTLWTERSESNHPVTGVTWYDAVKWCNARSEAEFLAPVYFLDAGFTQPYRTGSVDAVWTDFGRSGYRLPTEAEWEKAARGGLAQHHYPWPGRDPQPTNCIRRTYANYLDSDDAYEAGTTPAGWYNGSQVIVEGFFRLPAQDMANGFGLCDVAGNVDEWCGDWYDVAYYSASPGENPAGPASGSERVLRGGYSLSDPLALRCAARGHIAPSLQGGSVGFRCVRRADWND
- a CDS encoding SUMF1/EgtB/PvdO family nonheme iron enzyme; this encodes MKRFCRLMVQALLYLPAASSLAGGIFIWPEISFRGGPPGETAIFPLRVYNQTGGGTSVSFVVDNICPGYAAVVDPAVVWIGASESTNITVSITPPAGSSDACTIDVQAWSDISLMDVAHVSLASIAAATGSVLRSYRGGRADWQPLETNGFARLEWANELRHPWHASWQGLDLVDAPTAGVISMEVPRFYRLARDPRPAGMEWVDEGAFVMGDGWAEGFPDEGPAHEVQTGPFYMDRYEVSLARWQDVWQQGGFIGYVDIPAGSSFGSGYNWPVTDITWYDAVKWCNARSELEGLKPCYYTSRSMTPSTVYRTGQMDVVEWHVNWLANGYRLPTEAEWEKAARGGLKGHHYPWRSFGGAWSNHILGAWANFDTSLDLYDQAATPVGFFNGSQQGGAAAGFDLPQLTDMSNPLGLYDMAGNVREWCWDWYAADYYASLIRDEPRGPAAGLERTARGGSWYDKPYNLRCAQRFAVAPDTHNDFIGLRCVRHP